The Lolium rigidum isolate FL_2022 chromosome 2, APGP_CSIRO_Lrig_0.1, whole genome shotgun sequence genomic interval GGTTGTGATAGGGTCATAGAAATGTGGACTTCGTTTTGTTTCCGGCGACTGGTAATAAGGAACGTGCATGCATGTTGATATGGCCTAAAATGGTCGTAATGCGTGTTTTTGCAAAATCGATCTAGGGCAAACTCAATCTCCATCTCTCAAGTGTTGGTGAGTAGCAATAGTGTAATATATATACTAGTAAGTTGCACGTGCTTTGCACGCTGACACGTGTGACGCACGATAATGCGATACCTTATTATGGCATAGTAATTTTTTTTTGACGTATATGGCATAGTAATTATATCCCTGCATTATTCAGAAGTTGGATACAATGCTTGACCGGCTTAGAAACAATTAATTATCGGGTATTGAAAAAGTAACATCGACTCTGATAGAACTTTTGACCTTATTAATTTTAGTATTCACTTTTATCACCTAGACAATTCGAATCTACCCCTCCACATGTGTAGTTTTGCTGTTAAACTACCATCCTTTAGAATCATGCATGAAACGATCGGAAAAGAGATGTGCACAGTATGTTATACCCCTTCCGTTCTAAATTAATTTACTTAATTTTTTCTAGATATATTTATATCTACATACTAAAATCTGTTTAAATATATTTATATCTAAACAAAGTCGAATACATCATTTTGAACCGAGTGAGCGTCTAAAATGGTTGTGGTGGCATGTTAATAACTAATGCCTTTTACCATCTCACAAAATATTACGTATGACAAACATGTTTTAGTGGAACAATTTTTTCCATCCGGCGATAaaccaagctcttcctcggcaAGGATATATGCCACAACAAATGGTTTGGATCACCTAGGCTAATAACTATGGAGTCAATAGTATTAGCTGTTTGCTTTCAAGCCATGAAGTGATAATGCCGACAAAGTAAATGTATGCCACAGGGGGCCCCGTACCTCCTGGCTGCACAAGGAGAGAAGGTGAAGCTTTTTAGTTGCGCGGTGGACTCCTGACAATGCGCAGAAAGTAGATGTATCCCGATGCTTCCTGCAGTTTCAGCCAGCAATCACGAGCGCGGGAATGCAAGGAGCGAATCCACTCGCTGCCAGCCGTCAGATCGTGTGATTTCAGGTATGATGAACGGCACATAGCAGCTTTAACATGTAAATCAACGGGCAGGGTTACTCCAGAGGTCCATAGGCGAGAGAAGGTTCTAGAATTGGACGGTGGtaaatttaaattcaaaaacTCGCGTACTATATAGTGGTATAGATATAGATGATGCGAAACCAAGTAACCAAACCATGACCACCAACTGGTTTGTTAATGAGAATGAAGATTTGGATGGATCTAGATCCTTCGGTGTACATCATCTCTAGGCCCGTTTGCAACATAAAAAAAAATAACATAAAATTTGGAGGATGGatcaagaaaaaaaatcatgtagTTCCCTTATTTGGAACATGGGATGATGGGAAGGGGGACCTTAGATTCCTTGAAATTCCTATGGAATGGGTTGCAAGACATCAAATGTGTGGTGTTCCTTATGATTTCATCAGTTTCTGCCTACAATTCCTGTACTTCAATTTTGTGTGTGGCATCCATTTGATACTTTTGAAGGTTCCtagtgtttttgtttttttgtatgaATCTGGGGTACATGACATCTCATTTTATGTGTTTTTTCAATTCGGCCTTTTAAGTTCATATTTTCCACCGTGCCTTAGCTACTTGTAAAATTACTTACGAAtggtttttctaaaaaaacaaatGTAAAAATACAAGTCTCATGGTAACTACTCCCTCAATCTTATGATAGCATACATTTAGCAAGTTGTTTGAGCTtgacaaaacatcttatattgtgGGACAACAACTTGCCAAAATGTCTGATATCGTGGGATGGAGAGTAGTAATTGAGTATTAGCCGACATATATgtgtccttgttgttcaaaagtaTGCGGTCTCTTATATGGGCCATCATACAACCTAAGAAGGATATATTGTCACCTTCTCTTTATCAGTGATTCTTAAACTGAATAAGTCAGagcggtgttttggcacatgggagcgtatgctccctttgtttTAAAATGTATGTTAcacacattttgaaatttcaaaaaactgaaATGAAAATTTTGcacatacatcttcacgtgctacgcgctcacaaaattgtttcatgaaaaatcgacttgtcgtatgacgtgtgtaaaaaaggacAAAATTCATTGCTAAAAATATGGCTTTTAGAAGATAAATGTTCTCttcttttacatagaccacaaaagatATTGGttcttcgtgaaacttgacgaacgcacatagTATGTTGGGGAGATGTACATGtacaatttttttgtcaaaaatttcgACATTTTAAAAAAtaactttttgatagagggagtatatgcacccgagagccgaattgaatttccgtgcaTAAGTCTCATAGGTTACTTTATTTGTTTAGTAGAATGTCCGCTTTTCAACCGTGAACTCTTAAGAAAGATTTTTTTCCTAAAACTATTATTTGCTCCGAACAAGAACATTAACTCTTGGGATAGTTCATATTCCACTTAACCCGAATATAAAACACTTAGGTAGACAACTAATGGCACAAAAATCAGTACAACTAATGGCATAATTTCATCTAGAAAGGTTGAACATGCATCAGGGATACGGTGCCTCTAGCTCCGCCCCTGGCGGGCACACGGTTGTATCAGTGCTACGGAAGGTGGGAGCGCCGCTGCTAGGGCATGGTGACCAACACCGTTTTAGAAAGGTCGATTAAGTTTGGTGTTCGGTGTTTTTCTCGTGTTTTGGATTTGAGAGGGGTGTATGTTTATTTAGTTAGGCGGAGTGGTTTTCTTTGTCCAGGTCAACGTATTTCTCCGGTCAGGTAGGATGTGAACGTTTTCAAGAGTTCAAGATTTTTTTTCCGGACCAAACAGAAGTTTTGAGGATGAAAAGTAAAAGTTGACAAGAGTTCATGGACGGAAAGTGAACTTTCACATGAGTTCATGGACGAACAATGCGCATGTAATTAACAAGTGGGCGCTCAAAGTAATAGTGATGGTTTTGGAATTTGGAGCAGGAATTGATAGATGGATGACGTAGCTTCACCATGGAGCAGAGAATATACTTAGTGGAGGGGAGGGCAACTATTCAGATACAGAAGATTCAACAACATTCCTTCCAATTTCTTTCTTTCATTGGCACACAAAGTACACATGAATCAACTAGTACTGCAAACTAGTGCTACATTCAGAAACACTCCAAAATAATAGGCGAAACAAGCACAACAATTGGCACACCAGATACATCAGTTCTACATTCAGAACCAAAGAAATAATCAGAAATGGATAATGACGAGCCAAACACGCATGCAGTATTGCAGTCACAAAATGAACGCTCTGTTCATGTTTGGGCGCTGCATGCAGCTAGACAATGAATAGCTTAATCATGCGCAAATGAAGCCGCTTGGGAGACTCTTGCCGCAGTAGTTGACGAGGAGGCTGAGCTTGACGGGGATGTCGAGGCTGATGCCGAGCACGTTGGCCTTGATGGCCGTGCAGAGGCAGACGGCGGCCTCGAGGTCGGCGAGGCCGCCGAGGATGCTGCAGCAGGGCTCTGCTGGTGGCTGGCCGACCTCGGCGCTGACGAGGCCCAGCACGTTGGCGCACGCGGCGAGCTTGAGCGCGTTCTTGGGGCACTTGCTGTAGGACGGAGTGGGCGTCGCCGGCGTGGGCGTCGCCGGAGTCGCCGGCGTCGGGCAGCTAGTGCCGCAAGCGTTGGCCACGGCGAAGACGAGGACCAGGCTGAGGGCTACGAGGAGGAAGGTCTTCGGTGCCATGGCTGCTGAGAGCGCAAGGGCTAGCTAGGAGTGTGTGCTTGTGTGAGCTGTGGACGTGAGACTGAAGAGCTAGCCGAGGGTATTTGTAGGCGGGCGGGAGGGAGAAACGAGCAGACCTTTGGTGAGAAAACCCTAGCGCCTAGCTTTGTGAGAGCACACCATCTAAACTCTAATAACGAAAATGCTTTGGTGCATATGAAATGGGGCCAATATGATATCACAACCGTTGCATGGCATATGGATGGTCATCCGTGGGGTTCGCACATGTGCCCACCCATATGAGAAGATTCTCTTCTCTAAATGCACTACTAATTGAAAAACAAGCACAACTTTCACGAAACAAATGCAAATGaatttttgtttgcatatttgactTCCTGATGATGAACTCTTCGAAATAAGTCTAATATTTactattttaaaatatatttcgtGAACTGTATCTATAGAGTCCTCTATTGTTTGCTCATGTAGTCCATATGCCATGTTTATGTAGTCCTGCGAAAAGTACTGCTGAATTTATAAAGTACTTGTCAATTTTTTCATATGGTACATGAAGTACTGCCAAAAGTACTGTTGTTTTTACACACATGACAGCTGTAGATTCCTTTTTCACGTGGGGTCATGTTGGACCGAATCTCGAGGAACACGACTACAACAACGGCTGTGATATCAACCGCGCCCCATTTCATAAGCACCATCTGCGGGTCGCTCTAATAATTTGTACTAGCTCGCTCCTGTGGCGAAGCCACACTATAGCAGTGTTGTGATTTGACTATACAGGTTTTGGTATACATGCAAGAAATCATGTAACAAATTAAGAAATAAAATCaaataaatatttatatttgactACACAACTTTAAATTCAatattaagggcatctccaacggctcGGCCGCATAGTTGTCGGACGGTCTGCCGAGACCCAAACGTGGCTCAAATGTGCCCCACGAATGCGTCTGCGCGGTCGCGCCGTGCGTCCGCGTTGGTTACGCCGGGCAGTGACACATGAAAGCAAAAAGATTCTCATTACTAGGTTAACCAAAAACCTACGACGGGCGTACCTACTCGTCGTCGCACCGTCTACTATGGCcggggttactcgcagtcgctcgGTCTACTACTGGCCACCGGCGTGACCTGAGGGGCCAGCACCGTCGTCGGAGCGTATCCCGGCAACGACCGCCTTGCGCCGCTCGCGTCACCATATCTCCCTGGAGGCTTCCTGCTCCTGCTGGCAGCGTTCGATGGCCTCGGCTAGAGAGGAGTCCCATTGGACTCTCTATGCCACCGCCACTTGCTCCGCCTCCACGTGTGCCTGCTCCTCTGCCGCCAGTGGCGGAGGACGGAAAaaaatcatggaaaaaaatagcgcgctattccaacgct includes:
- the LOC124687440 gene encoding cortical cell-delineating protein-like encodes the protein MAPKTFLLVALSLVLVFAVANACGTSCPTPATPATPTPATPTPSYSKCPKNALKLAACANVLGLVSAEVGQPPAEPCCSILGGLADLEAAVCLCTAIKANVLGISLDIPVKLSLLVNYCGKSLPSGFICA